A genomic window from Salvia miltiorrhiza cultivar Shanhuang (shh) chromosome 5, IMPLAD_Smil_shh, whole genome shotgun sequence includes:
- the LOC130985971 gene encoding peptidyl-prolyl cis-trans isomerase CYP59 — MSVMLVTSLGEIVMDLFTDRCPLTCKNFLKLCKIKYYNGCLFHTIQKDFTAQTGDPTGTGSGGDSVYKFLYGDQARFFGDEIHLDVKHSKIGTLAMASAGENLNASQFYITLREDIDYLDGKHTVFGEVAEGLETLTRINEAYVDEKNRPYKNIRIKHTYIIDDPFEDPPLLAELIPDTSPEGKPKDEVEDDVRLEDDWIPMDEQLNPQELQEVLREKAAHTSAVLLETIGDIPQAEMKPPENVLFVCKLNPVTEDDDLHTIFSRFGVVTSAEVIRDHKTGDSLCYAFIEFEDKDACEEAYFKMDNALIDDRRIHVDFSQSVAKLWFQYKGKGRIGGGAGCFKCGSLDHIAKDCVGDPATGQPHSNYMLKDDNTQRGGDRSTRYEMVFDEDEEVPRHSKRRRDHRDEQSEKRQNNKQQDAYRPRNEDERRSDTHDRQRRHEKSKSREDEGYARRQISPHRRGTKDSLDRNGGDEREHRRRYGSGDRQKKDGDDAGHGHMRDASKYEKKRGDDVGHGDRRNENERRKKNGNEDPRGSHRDRHESGDDKYSHKRRGEERHSDKRSSKGDDYRDRARRN, encoded by the exons ATGTCGGTTATGCTAGTAACGAGTTTGGGAGAGATTGTGATGGATTTGTTCACTGATCGTTGCCCCTTGACCTGCAAGAATTTTCTCAAGCTCTGCAA AATCAAGTACTATAATGGATGCCTCTTTCACACAATACAAAAAGATTTTACTGCACAGACAGGTGATCCGACAGGGACGGGATCTGGTGGTGATTCTGTGTACAA ATTCTTATACGGTGACCAAGCTCGGTTTTTTGGCGATGAAATACACCTGGATGTGAAACATTCGAAGATCGGAACTCTAGCCATGGCTAGTGCTGGGGAGAATCTTAATGCTTCTCAG TTCTACATCACATTGCGTGAAGATATTGATTACCTGGATGGCAAACATACT GTGTTTGGAGAGGTTGCTGAAGGGCTGGAGACACTTACTAGAATAAACGAAGCCTATGTCGATGAAAAAAACAGACCCTATAAAAACATCAG GATCAAACACACTTATATAATAGATGATCCTTTCGAAGATCCTCCCCTACTAGCTGAGTTGATCCCGGATACTTCGCCTGAAGGAAAGCCAAAAGATGAA GTTGAAGATGATGTGAGACTGGAAGATGATTGGATCCCTATGGATGAACAACTTAACCCACAAGAACTTCAGGAGGTCTTGCGTGAAAAGGCTGCTCATACCAGTGCAGTATTACTTGAAACT ATAGGGGACATTCCTCAAGCTGAGATGAAGCCTCCTGAAAATGTGTTGTTTGTGTGCAAGTTGAATCCGGTAACTGAG GATGATGACTTGCATACAATATTTTCTCGTTTTGGAGTTGTAACATC TGCTGAAGTTATCCGAGATCACAAAACTGGTGACAGTTTGTGCTACGCTTTTATAG AATTTGAAGACAAAGATGCTTGTGAAGAAGCATATTTTAAG ATGGACAATGCTCTTATTGATGACCGAAGGATACATGTTGACTTTAGTCAAAGTGTTGCAAAGCTATGGTTCCAATATAAAGGCAAAGGTCGGATAGGCGGAG GTGCTGGGTGCTTCAAATGTGGTTCTCTTGATCACATTGCTAAGGACTGCGTTGGAGATCCCGCTACTGGACAACCACATTCAAATTACATGCTGAAAGATGATAATACTCAACGTGGAGGAGACAGAAGCACTAG GTATGAAATGGtttttgatgaagatgaagaagtacCAAGACATAGTAAGAGGAGAAGAGACCATAGAGACGAACAGAGTGAGAAGAGGCAAAATAACAAACAACAAGATGCATATAGACCTAGAAATGAGGATGAAAGAAGAAGCGACACACATGATCGGCAGAGACGACATGAAAAAAGTAAGAGCAGGGAAGATGAGGGTTATGCACGGCGTCAAATAAGTCCACACAGGAGAGGAACAAAAGACTCCTTGGACAGAAATGGCGGAGATGAGAGAGAACACAGAAGAAGGTATGGAAGTGGGGACCGTCAAAAGAAGGATGGAGATGATGCTGGCCATGGACACATGAGGGATGCAAGTAAGTATGAAAAGAAGCGTGGAGATGATGTCGGCCATGGAGAcaggagaaatgaaaatgagagaagaaagaaaaatggtAATGAAGATCCACGAGGGAGTCACAGGGATAGACATGAATCTGGAGATGATAAATACAGTCATAAACGTAGGGGTGAAGAGCGACACTCAGATAAGAGAAGCTCGAAAGGTGATGATTATCGAGATCGTGCTAGGAGGAACTGA